The Halobacterium litoreum genome includes a region encoding these proteins:
- a CDS encoding HVO_0234 family beta-propeller protein, with amino-acid sequence MPEIREKRVYVDRAATVEAYVAAELGVAVARVSGDKIGEFSLVERCTARDVAATALGVAAATDDDVLLGDGEDFAETGFGPAVAVAGVGDGVLAAGADGTVARYDGDDWTTVGSVDADVRALDADLVAASDGVHRVTDDGLAPAGLDDARDVAAAGVPHAATASGLYALGNGWMDALDGDFRVVASDPVSASPGELGRAHAATPEALYAHDDGDWTTVSLPVEEVVADVAYATDAPVVLTEDGTLAVDAGDGFRHRNLGLHDARAVAVVADDGE; translated from the coding sequence ATGCCCGAGATTCGAGAGAAACGCGTCTACGTCGACCGCGCGGCGACCGTCGAGGCGTACGTCGCCGCCGAACTGGGCGTCGCGGTGGCGCGCGTCTCCGGCGACAAAATCGGGGAGTTCAGCCTCGTCGAGCGCTGTACCGCCCGCGACGTGGCGGCGACCGCGCTCGGCGTCGCGGCGGCGACCGACGACGATGTCCTGCTCGGCGACGGCGAGGATTTCGCCGAAACCGGCTTCGGGCCGGCGGTCGCGGTGGCGGGCGTCGGCGACGGCGTGCTCGCGGCGGGCGCGGACGGCACCGTCGCGCGCTACGACGGCGACGACTGGACGACCGTCGGGAGCGTCGACGCCGACGTGCGCGCACTGGACGCGGACCTCGTCGCGGCGAGCGACGGCGTTCACCGCGTCACCGACGACGGTCTCGCGCCCGCCGGACTCGACGACGCGCGGGACGTGGCGGCCGCGGGCGTCCCGCACGCCGCGACCGCGTCGGGCCTGTACGCGCTCGGAAACGGCTGGATGGACGCGCTCGACGGCGACTTCCGCGTCGTCGCCAGCGACCCCGTGAGCGCGAGTCCGGGCGAACTCGGGCGCGCCCACGCCGCCACCCCGGAGGCCCTCTACGCCCACGACGACGGCGACTGGACGACCGTCTCTCTCCCCGTCGAAGAAGTGGTCGCCGACGTCGCCTACGCCACCGACGCACCCGTCGTGCTGACCGAGGACGGCACGCTCGCCGTCGACGCGGGCGACGGCTTCCGCCACCGCAACCTCGGCCTCCACGACGCGCGCGCAGTCGCCGTCGTCGCCGACGACGGCGAGTAA
- the ileS gene encoding isoleucine--tRNA ligase, whose translation MSGFGDVPDQYDPEDVEDRVFSYWDDVDAYEKTKAHRADGEPFFFVDGPPYTSGAAHMGHAWNKSLKDAYIRYHRMQGHRVPDRPGYDMHGLPIETKVEEEMDFANKKDIEAYGVQNFLDACREFAEDSLQQLQSDFKSFGVWMDWDDPYKTVSPEYMESTWWAFSQVYDNDLVERGKRSISQCPRCETAIANNEVEYEDVEDPSIYVKFDLDDREGSLVIWTTTPWTIPANEFVAVDEETTYQKVRATKDGKEEVLYLAEECVDDVLSAGRYDDYTVEEDLLGSDLIGWSYTPPLAEEVPANPVDAEGTHEVYHGDWVEVDRTGLVHSAPGHGEEDFERGEELGLPVFCPVGEDGVYTSEGGKYEGEFVRDANDGIIADLEAHGALLAEQTVSHSYGHCWRCDTGIVQIVTDQWFITVTDVKDELLDNIGDSQWYPEWAQESRFRDFVEDAPDWNVSRQRYWGIPIPIWTPEDWSGDVDDVVVVGDREELAERVDQDVDPEAVDLHKDTVDDLTITEDGTTYTRVADVFDVWIDSSVASWGTLNYPSETEAYDELWPADLIIEAHDQTRGWFWSQLGMGTAAVGESPYKNVLMHGHALMPDGRSMSKSRDIRIDPHELIEEYGADPMRMFVLSVTPQGDDMRVSKEEVANMQSDLNILWNVFRFPRPYMAKDGFDANVPEAFGGENAGVGVADADLERVDEWLLSTLQRVKADANEYWEAYEQHKALDELLDFVVEDLSRYYVQVVRERMWEEEDSASKTAAYATMQRVLLEVTALLAPYAPFVSEQLYQHLAGDAAYETVHMCDWPEVDEAYRNPELEDAVGVLRRVEEAGSHARQQAGRKLRWPVTRIVVDADDEAVVDALDAHGDLLADRLNARSVEVVQPGESWGELAYSARADMSELGPAFGDDAGRVMNALNDAEVTSKDLDALADQVSEALGMDVELTEEMVEFVESTPEHVAGADFTGGTVYVDTELNEDVESEGYAREVIRRVQEMRKDMDLEMDAEIRLDVLVFDERVGELVARHEDLVKEETRARELAEVEDGYREEWDVDGTKIALEVEEL comes from the coding sequence ATGAGTGGATTCGGCGACGTGCCCGACCAGTACGACCCCGAGGACGTCGAGGACCGGGTGTTCTCGTACTGGGACGACGTCGACGCGTACGAGAAAACGAAAGCGCACCGGGCGGACGGCGAGCCCTTCTTCTTCGTGGACGGCCCGCCGTACACGTCCGGCGCGGCCCACATGGGCCACGCGTGGAACAAGAGCCTGAAGGACGCCTACATCCGCTACCACCGGATGCAGGGCCACCGCGTCCCGGACCGGCCGGGCTACGACATGCACGGCCTCCCCATCGAGACGAAAGTCGAGGAGGAGATGGACTTCGCGAACAAGAAGGACATCGAGGCCTACGGCGTCCAGAATTTCCTCGACGCCTGCCGGGAGTTCGCGGAGGACAGCCTCCAGCAACTCCAGTCCGACTTCAAGTCCTTCGGCGTGTGGATGGACTGGGACGACCCCTACAAGACCGTCTCCCCGGAGTACATGGAGTCGACGTGGTGGGCGTTCAGCCAGGTGTACGACAACGACCTCGTGGAGCGCGGGAAGCGCTCCATCAGCCAGTGTCCGCGCTGCGAGACGGCCATCGCGAACAACGAGGTCGAGTACGAGGACGTCGAGGACCCCTCCATCTACGTCAAATTCGACCTCGACGACCGCGAGGGGAGTCTCGTCATCTGGACGACGACGCCGTGGACCATCCCCGCAAACGAGTTCGTCGCGGTGGACGAGGAGACCACCTACCAGAAGGTGCGCGCGACGAAGGACGGGAAAGAGGAAGTCCTCTACCTCGCGGAGGAGTGCGTCGACGACGTGCTGTCCGCCGGGCGCTACGACGACTACACCGTCGAGGAGGACTTGCTCGGCAGCGACCTAATCGGCTGGTCGTATACGCCGCCGCTCGCCGAGGAAGTCCCCGCGAACCCCGTGGACGCCGAGGGCACCCACGAGGTGTACCACGGAGACTGGGTGGAGGTCGACCGCACCGGCCTCGTCCACTCCGCGCCGGGGCACGGCGAGGAGGACTTCGAGCGCGGCGAGGAACTCGGCCTGCCCGTGTTCTGTCCGGTCGGCGAGGACGGCGTCTACACCAGCGAGGGCGGGAAGTACGAGGGCGAGTTCGTGCGCGACGCCAACGACGGCATCATCGCGGACCTCGAAGCCCACGGCGCGCTCCTCGCGGAGCAGACCGTCTCCCACAGCTACGGGCACTGCTGGCGGTGTGACACCGGCATCGTGCAAATCGTCACCGACCAGTGGTTCATCACCGTCACCGACGTCAAGGACGAACTGCTGGACAACATCGGCGACTCCCAGTGGTACCCCGAGTGGGCACAGGAGAGCCGGTTCCGTGACTTCGTGGAGGACGCGCCGGACTGGAACGTCAGCCGGCAGCGCTACTGGGGCATCCCCATCCCCATCTGGACGCCCGAGGACTGGAGCGGCGACGTCGACGACGTGGTCGTGGTCGGCGACCGCGAGGAACTCGCCGAGCGCGTCGACCAGGACGTCGACCCCGAGGCGGTCGACCTCCACAAGGACACGGTCGACGACCTCACCATCACCGAGGACGGCACGACGTACACGCGCGTCGCGGACGTCTTCGACGTGTGGATCGACTCCTCGGTGGCGTCGTGGGGCACCCTGAACTACCCGAGCGAGACCGAGGCCTACGACGAACTGTGGCCCGCCGACCTCATCATCGAGGCCCACGACCAGACCCGCGGGTGGTTCTGGTCTCAACTCGGGATGGGCACCGCGGCGGTCGGCGAATCGCCGTACAAGAACGTCCTGATGCACGGACACGCGCTGATGCCGGACGGCCGGTCGATGTCGAAGTCCCGAGACATCCGCATCGACCCCCACGAACTCATCGAGGAGTACGGCGCGGACCCGATGCGGATGTTCGTCCTGTCGGTGACGCCGCAGGGCGACGACATGCGCGTCTCGAAGGAGGAGGTCGCGAACATGCAAAGCGACCTCAACATCCTCTGGAACGTCTTCCGGTTCCCCCGGCCGTACATGGCCAAAGACGGCTTCGACGCGAACGTCCCCGAGGCCTTCGGCGGCGAGAACGCTGGCGTCGGCGTGGCGGACGCCGACCTCGAACGCGTCGACGAGTGGCTGCTCTCGACGCTCCAGCGCGTGAAGGCGGACGCCAACGAGTACTGGGAGGCCTACGAGCAGCACAAGGCCCTCGACGAACTGCTCGACTTCGTCGTGGAGGACCTCTCCCGGTACTACGTGCAGGTCGTCCGCGAGCGCATGTGGGAAGAGGAGGACTCGGCGTCGAAGACGGCGGCGTACGCGACGATGCAACGCGTCCTGCTGGAGGTCACCGCGCTGCTCGCGCCGTACGCGCCGTTCGTCTCCGAGCAACTCTACCAGCACCTCGCCGGCGACGCGGCCTACGAGACGGTCCACATGTGCGACTGGCCCGAGGTCGACGAGGCGTACCGGAACCCCGAACTGGAGGACGCCGTCGGCGTGCTCCGGCGCGTCGAGGAGGCGGGGAGTCACGCCCGCCAGCAGGCCGGCCGGAAACTCCGCTGGCCCGTCACGCGCATCGTCGTGGACGCCGACGACGAGGCCGTCGTGGACGCGCTCGACGCGCACGGCGACCTGCTCGCCGACCGCCTGAACGCCCGGTCTGTCGAAGTCGTTCAGCCGGGCGAGTCGTGGGGCGAACTCGCGTACAGCGCGCGCGCCGACATGAGCGAGCTCGGCCCGGCGTTCGGCGACGACGCGGGGCGCGTGATGAACGCGCTGAACGACGCCGAAGTCACGTCGAAGGACCTCGACGCGCTCGCCGACCAAGTGAGCGAAGCCCTCGGGATGGACGTGGAACTCACCGAGGAGATGGTGGAGTTCGTCGAGTCCACGCCCGAGCACGTCGCAGGCGCCGACTTCACAGGTGGCACCGTCTACGTCGACACCGAACTGAACGAGGACGTGGAGAGCGAGGGCTACGCCCGCGAGGTCATCCGGCGCGTCCAGGAGATGCGCAAGGACATGGACCTCGAGATGGACGCCGAGATTCGCCTCGACGTGCTCGTGTTCGACGAGCGCGTCGGCGAACTCGTCGCGCGCCACGAGGACCTCGTCAAGGAGGAGACCCGCGCCCGCGAACTCGCGGAAGTCGAGGACGGCTACCGCGAGGAGTGGGACGTCGACGGCACGAAGATAGCGCTCGAAGTCGAAGAACTGTAG
- the glmM gene encoding phosphoglucosamine mutase, translating to MKVFGSSGTRGVANEELTPGFVQRVAKAAGSVWRADRVAVARDTRTTGRMLENAAVGGLQSVGADVDRLGVVPTPGTQAYAEREEVPAVMVTASHNPGEYNGVKLVGADGVELSVADLERIERKFSTEQFDDAAWDEVGADSDVPSARRHYVEQLLESVDREAIADADLTVALDPGHGAGALTSPEFYRELGCDVVTVNSQPDGHFPGRDPEPVRENLEDLGGLVRAADADVGIAHDGDADRAIFFDETGEYVEGDATLAALAEAELSEGDTTVSAVNVSQRLVDVCDRTGATLELTPIGSTQIMTRIRELTAEGESVPVAGEGNGGIIFPNYRLTRDGAYTGARFLELLADRPASEVVAPYDDYHNVRINVSYDDDAQREALLGAAEQRALDADVDRTTIDGYRLDYGDAWVLARPSGTEPVVRIYAEAADEDRASELAESFAAALRAAKADV from the coding sequence ATGAAGGTGTTCGGGTCGAGTGGCACGCGGGGGGTGGCAAACGAGGAGTTGACGCCGGGGTTCGTCCAGCGCGTCGCGAAGGCCGCGGGGTCGGTGTGGCGCGCCGACCGCGTCGCCGTCGCGCGCGACACGCGGACGACGGGCCGGATGCTGGAGAACGCCGCGGTCGGCGGCCTCCAGAGCGTCGGCGCGGACGTGGACCGCCTCGGCGTGGTGCCAACGCCGGGGACCCAAGCGTACGCTGAACGCGAAGAGGTGCCCGCGGTGATGGTGACCGCGAGCCACAACCCCGGGGAGTACAACGGCGTGAAACTGGTCGGCGCGGACGGCGTGGAACTGTCCGTCGCCGACCTCGAGCGCATCGAGCGGAAGTTCTCCACCGAGCAGTTCGACGACGCGGCGTGGGACGAGGTGGGCGCGGACAGCGACGTCCCGTCGGCGCGCCGCCACTACGTCGAGCAGCTCCTCGAATCGGTGGACCGGGAGGCCATCGCGGACGCCGACCTGACGGTCGCACTCGACCCCGGACACGGCGCGGGCGCGCTCACCAGCCCCGAGTTCTACCGCGAGCTGGGCTGTGACGTAGTCACCGTGAACAGCCAGCCCGACGGCCACTTCCCGGGACGGGACCCCGAACCCGTGCGCGAGAACCTCGAAGACCTCGGCGGCCTCGTACGCGCCGCCGACGCCGACGTCGGCATCGCCCACGACGGCGACGCGGACCGCGCCATCTTCTTCGACGAGACCGGCGAGTACGTGGAGGGCGACGCGACGCTCGCCGCGCTCGCGGAGGCCGAACTCTCGGAGGGCGACACCACCGTCTCCGCGGTGAACGTCAGCCAGCGCCTCGTGGACGTCTGCGACCGCACCGGCGCGACGCTCGAACTCACGCCCATCGGCTCCACCCAAATCATGACTCGAATCCGAGAACTCACCGCCGAAGGCGAGTCAGTTCCGGTCGCGGGCGAGGGCAACGGCGGCATCATCTTCCCGAACTACCGGCTGACGCGGGACGGCGCGTACACCGGCGCGCGCTTCCTCGAACTGCTCGCCGACCGGCCAGCGAGCGAGGTCGTCGCGCCGTACGACGACTACCACAACGTCCGCATCAACGTCAGTTACGACGACGACGCCCAGCGCGAAGCCCTCTTGGGCGCCGCCGAGCAGCGCGCGCTCGACGCCGACGTGGACCGCACCACCATCGACGGCTACCGCCTCGACTACGGCGACGCGTGGGTGCTCGCGCGACCCTCGGGCACCGAGCCGGTCGTCCGCATCTACGCCGAGGCGGCCGACGAGGACCGCGCGTCCGAGCTCGCGGAGTCGTTCGCGGCCGCACTCCGCGCCGCGAAGGCCGACGTCTAG
- a CDS encoding CoxG family protein, whose translation MLSDPVAVRNALTGCKYITPIEGDDFDFDAYEPEEGLETLPEADPEVVAARTFEEGQTYAALLQIGVGSVKPKFESRITIEERDEQEHRMVASGRGNASDSTFEMESWMDIDETDEGSRIEWGAEADVAGRIAQLGGRVINPVAERIVNNFFGNIEDQMTEVEASDEGGVTDRLRRMLGS comes from the coding sequence ATGTTATCAGACCCCGTGGCGGTACGGAACGCGCTGACGGGCTGTAAGTACATCACCCCCATCGAGGGAGACGACTTCGACTTCGACGCCTACGAACCCGAGGAGGGCCTGGAGACGCTCCCCGAAGCCGACCCGGAGGTGGTCGCAGCGCGCACCTTCGAGGAGGGACAGACGTACGCCGCCTTGCTGCAAATCGGCGTCGGCAGCGTCAAACCGAAATTCGAGTCCCGAATCACCATCGAGGAACGCGACGAGCAGGAACACCGAATGGTCGCGAGCGGGCGCGGGAACGCCAGCGACTCCACGTTCGAGATGGAGTCCTGGATGGACATCGACGAGACCGACGAGGGCTCCCGCATCGAGTGGGGCGCGGAGGCCGACGTGGCGGGCCGCATCGCGCAACTCGGCGGGCGCGTCATCAACCCCGTCGCCGAGCGCATCGTGAACAACTTCTTCGGGAACATCGAGGACCAGATGACCGAAGTCGAGGCCAGCGACGAGGGCGGCGTCACCGACCGACTCCGGAGGATGCTGGGGTCATGA
- the prs gene encoding ribose-phosphate diphosphokinase, with protein sequence MILSGSATQSLAASLAADLGVDLGRVDYESFPDGEQMVTVPEVAGRAVVVASTVSSDAHVELLQLQDAAREAGASEVVTVLPYMGYARQDEAFETGQPVSARAVARAVSTGADRVVTVNPHEDAVLDFFDVPAVGVDAAPRLADPLPDGLADPVFLAPDDGAIGIAESVRDAYGEGDTDHFEKVRHSGSDVTVTPSDIDVSGRDVVVTDDIIATGSTMSEAIAALDDPARVFVTCVHPLLAGNARLKLANAGAEAVYGTDTLERVVSEVSAAPAIAEEL encoded by the coding sequence ATGATACTCAGCGGGTCCGCGACGCAGTCGCTGGCGGCGTCGCTCGCCGCCGACCTCGGGGTCGACCTCGGGCGGGTCGACTACGAGTCGTTCCCGGACGGCGAACAGATGGTGACCGTACCCGAGGTGGCGGGCCGGGCGGTCGTGGTGGCGTCGACCGTCTCCAGCGACGCGCACGTGGAACTGCTCCAGTTGCAGGACGCGGCGCGCGAGGCTGGCGCGAGCGAGGTCGTGACCGTGCTGCCGTACATGGGGTACGCGCGACAGGACGAGGCGTTCGAGACGGGGCAGCCGGTGTCGGCGCGGGCGGTGGCGCGCGCCGTCTCGACGGGCGCCGACCGCGTGGTCACCGTCAACCCCCACGAGGACGCCGTGCTGGACTTCTTCGACGTGCCGGCGGTGGGCGTGGACGCGGCGCCGCGGCTCGCGGACCCGCTCCCCGACGGGCTCGCCGACCCGGTGTTTCTCGCGCCGGACGACGGCGCAATCGGCATCGCCGAGTCGGTGCGGGACGCCTACGGCGAGGGCGACACCGACCACTTCGAGAAAGTCAGACACTCCGGGAGCGACGTGACCGTCACCCCGAGCGACATCGACGTGTCTGGCCGCGACGTGGTCGTCACCGACGACATCATCGCGACTGGCTCCACGATGAGCGAGGCCATCGCGGCGCTCGACGACCCGGCGCGCGTGTTCGTCACCTGCGTCCACCCCCTGCTCGCGGGGAACGCCCGTCTCAAACTCGCGAACGCCGGCGCGGAAGCGGTCTACGGCACGGACACGCTCGAACGCGTCGTCTCCGAGGTGTCCGCGGCGCCCGCCATCGCCGAGGAACTCTGA
- the hisI gene encoding phosphoribosyl-AMP cyclohydrolase, with protein MDVDLDFGDDGLVPVVAQDADSGDVLMLAYADREAVERTRETGRAHYYSRSRDELWEKGATSGHTQEIEEVRVDCDADALLYVVDQTGGACHTGYESCFHRTLDGDVVGEKVFDPDETY; from the coding sequence ATGGACGTCGACCTCGACTTCGGCGACGACGGCCTCGTCCCCGTCGTCGCGCAGGACGCCGACTCCGGCGACGTGTTGATGCTCGCGTACGCCGACCGCGAAGCCGTCGAACGCACCCGCGAGACGGGGCGCGCGCACTACTACTCGCGCTCCCGCGACGAACTCTGGGAGAAGGGCGCGACCAGCGGCCACACCCAGGAAATCGAGGAAGTCCGCGTCGACTGCGACGCCGACGCCCTCCTCTACGTCGTCGACCAGACGGGCGGCGCGTGCCACACCGGCTACGAGTCCTGCTTCCACCGCACCCTCGACGGCGACGTGGTCGGCGAGAAAGTGTTCGACCCCGACGAGACGTACTGA
- a CDS encoding DUF7860 family protein: MGRYGNLDYPKLAKYGTLASVALVVVGALGTRLGAGTLPGWELTLLLDAEILGVVGMVVCPFLFGVFMPLTE, from the coding sequence ATGGGCCGTTACGGGAACCTCGACTACCCGAAACTCGCGAAGTACGGAACGCTCGCTAGCGTCGCGCTCGTCGTTGTCGGCGCCCTCGGCACGCGCCTCGGCGCCGGCACGCTCCCCGGTTGGGAACTCACGCTCCTCCTCGACGCCGAGATTCTGGGCGTCGTCGGAATGGTGGTGTGCCCGTTCCTGTTCGGCGTGTTCATGCCGCTGACCGAGTGA
- a CDS encoding DUF7118 family protein, with translation MPDAQAAPDGLVADLERASDAVADAEASVEDVGEARLRALDAALDDLDRLFAQYEDDATGTGDFQSYISFQDDLVALVEEFDDDLPERDAFESLLELFKKKRLSESDFAEARSRLSDARDLAGRLGTLEAARSEYGEVRKRVQARADEYAAEVEDLERLERLGNADLDAPTEELREPVQRYDDAVRSAFADFRENEPARDVLAFVETTESYPLVGFDPVPDDLADFVADNPAGDEPIPELLEYADYSPSKLDHFVAEPRTLKRVVGGNRTYLDRLDAAPLTVGWPPERADELRYRLDELVSVVDRFAGDDVLEALHAVRRRVRADDYERLRTAAAAEHELTDEERRRIEDGIQSELAAARDAEAELRDALETY, from the coding sequence ATGCCCGACGCGCAGGCCGCCCCCGACGGCCTCGTCGCCGACCTCGAACGCGCCAGCGACGCCGTCGCCGACGCCGAAGCGAGCGTCGAGGACGTGGGGGAGGCCCGACTCCGCGCCCTCGACGCCGCGCTCGACGACCTCGACCGACTGTTCGCGCAGTACGAGGACGACGCCACCGGCACCGGCGACTTCCAGTCGTACATCTCGTTCCAGGACGACCTCGTGGCGCTCGTCGAGGAGTTCGACGACGACCTCCCGGAGCGCGACGCCTTCGAGTCCCTGCTCGAGTTGTTCAAGAAGAAGCGCCTCTCCGAGTCGGACTTCGCGGAGGCGCGCTCGCGGCTCTCGGACGCCCGCGACCTCGCGGGTCGCCTCGGCACGCTCGAAGCCGCGCGCTCCGAGTACGGCGAGGTTCGCAAGCGCGTCCAGGCCCGCGCCGACGAGTACGCCGCCGAGGTCGAGGACCTCGAACGCCTCGAACGCCTCGGGAACGCCGACCTCGACGCGCCAACGGAAGAACTCCGCGAGCCCGTCCAGCGCTACGACGACGCGGTGCGCTCGGCGTTCGCCGACTTCCGCGAGAACGAGCCCGCCCGCGACGTACTCGCGTTCGTGGAGACGACCGAATCCTACCCGCTGGTCGGCTTCGACCCCGTTCCCGACGACCTCGCCGACTTCGTCGCGGACAACCCCGCGGGCGACGAGCCGATTCCCGAGTTGCTGGAGTACGCCGACTACTCGCCGTCGAAACTCGACCACTTCGTCGCCGAACCCCGGACGCTCAAGCGCGTCGTCGGCGGGAACCGCACGTACCTCGACCGCCTCGACGCCGCGCCGCTGACTGTCGGGTGGCCGCCCGAGCGCGCCGACGAACTCCGGTACCGGCTCGACGAACTCGTCTCCGTCGTCGACCGGTTCGCCGGCGACGACGTCCTCGAAGCGCTCCACGCGGTCCGGCGGCGCGTGCGCGCCGACGACTACGAGCGCCTGCGCACCGCCGCAGCTGCGGAACACGAACTCACGGACGAGGAACGACGCCGCATCGAGGACGGTATCCAGTCCGAGTTGGCCGCCGCCCGCGACGCGGAAGCCGAACTGCGGGACGCGCTGGAGACGTACTAG
- a CDS encoding FAD binding domain-containing protein — MKAAPFEHHEPSSVEEAVSLLESLDEPLVLAGGQSLVPMMRFRLAVPETVVDINAIDDLDYLRETDDHLELGALARHADVERSAAVAENYGSFADCAPLVADPQIRNRGTVAGSIAQSDPKGDWGSVLLAHDGEVVAHGPDGERTIPAEEFFLLPYDNSLDDAEIITALRVPASGDDEGSAYHKLKRKVGDYAMVGVAARVRLDGDEIADASLALTAVDITNVSVPDAADHLEGEVPSGDLFERAGELAADHSNPESDEHGSAEYKENMVRVLAQRALADAVRRARTDDPAGAVGSDQTAVGDD; from the coding sequence ATGAAGGCCGCGCCGTTCGAACACCACGAGCCGTCGAGCGTCGAGGAGGCGGTGAGCCTCCTGGAGAGTCTGGACGAACCGCTCGTGCTCGCCGGCGGGCAGAGCCTCGTCCCGATGATGCGGTTCCGCCTCGCCGTCCCGGAGACGGTCGTCGACATCAACGCCATCGACGACCTCGACTACCTCCGAGAGACCGACGACCACCTCGAACTCGGAGCGCTCGCGCGCCACGCCGACGTGGAGCGCTCGGCGGCCGTCGCCGAGAACTACGGGAGTTTCGCGGACTGCGCGCCGCTCGTCGCGGACCCTCAGATTCGGAACCGCGGCACGGTCGCGGGTTCGATTGCGCAGTCGGACCCGAAGGGCGACTGGGGGTCGGTGCTGCTCGCCCACGACGGCGAAGTCGTCGCGCACGGTCCGGACGGGGAGCGCACGATTCCCGCAGAGGAGTTCTTCCTGCTGCCGTACGACAACAGCCTCGACGACGCCGAAATCATCACCGCGCTCCGCGTCCCCGCGTCGGGCGACGACGAGGGGAGCGCGTACCACAAACTCAAGCGCAAGGTCGGGGACTACGCGATGGTCGGCGTCGCCGCCCGCGTCCGACTGGACGGCGACGAAATCGCGGACGCCTCGCTCGCGTTGACCGCCGTGGACATCACGAACGTCTCGGTGCCGGACGCCGCCGACCACCTCGAAGGCGAAGTGCCGTCCGGGGACCTGTTCGAGCGCGCCGGCGAACTCGCCGCCGACCACTCGAACCCGGAGTCCGACGAGCACGGGAGCGCCGAGTACAAGGAGAACATGGTGCGGGTGCTCGCGCAGCGAGCGCTCGCCGACGCGGTGCGGCGCGCCCGCACCGACGACCCGGCGGGCGCCGTCGGAAGCGACCAGACCGCCGTAGGGGACGACTGA
- a CDS encoding thioesterase family protein: MSDAFDALADADVHGSDAFVVDDAHATVAFGEQTDPPGEPAAADASPEEAVRVLGTPYLLSRFEFAARESLRGRLPEGTGVVGRGASVSHLAPVAVGGRVELSTTLVGVDRPGLSFACRAERDDGTAVATGDLTFRVVDRDRFRAEVARQRE, encoded by the coding sequence ATGAGCGACGCGTTCGACGCGCTCGCCGACGCCGACGTACACGGAAGCGACGCCTTCGTCGTGGACGACGCCCACGCCACCGTCGCGTTCGGCGAGCAAACCGACCCGCCCGGCGAACCCGCCGCAGCCGACGCCAGCCCCGAGGAGGCCGTGCGCGTCCTCGGGACGCCGTACCTTCTCTCCCGGTTCGAGTTCGCGGCCCGCGAGTCCCTGCGCGGTCGCCTCCCCGAGGGGACGGGCGTCGTCGGGCGCGGCGCGTCAGTCTCCCACCTCGCGCCGGTCGCCGTCGGTGGCCGCGTCGAACTCTCCACCACGCTCGTCGGCGTCGACCGCCCCGGCCTGTCGTTCGCGTGCCGCGCCGAACGCGACGACGGTACCGCCGTCGCCACCGGCGACCTCACCTTCCGGGTGGTCGACCGCGACCGGTTCCGGGCCGAGGTCGCGCGACAACGCGAGTAA
- a CDS encoding HIT family protein, which produces MSEDCIFCRIVDGELPARVVYEDDDVLAFLDANPLAPGHTLVVPKDHYETLGDLPADEGEAVFAALHRLTPVVEAAVGADGSNVAFNNGEAAGQEVPHVHGHVIPRFEDDGGRPVHAVAGSRPDLSDDELDAIADDIAADAE; this is translated from the coding sequence ATGTCCGAGGACTGTATCTTCTGTCGCATCGTCGACGGCGAACTCCCCGCGCGCGTCGTCTACGAGGACGACGACGTGCTCGCGTTCCTCGACGCGAACCCGCTCGCGCCCGGCCACACGCTCGTCGTCCCGAAGGACCACTACGAGACGCTCGGCGACCTGCCCGCCGACGAGGGCGAGGCCGTGTTCGCGGCGCTCCACCGGCTCACGCCCGTCGTCGAGGCCGCCGTGGGCGCCGACGGGAGCAACGTCGCGTTCAACAACGGCGAGGCCGCCGGCCAGGAGGTCCCGCACGTCCACGGCCACGTCATCCCGCGGTTCGAGGACGACGGCGGGCGCCCCGTCCACGCCGTCGCCGGCTCCCGGCCCGACCTCTCCGACGACGAACTCGACGCCATCGCCGACGACATCGCGGCCGACGCCGAGTGA